In the genome of Aequorivita sp. H23M31, the window AAATATAAAGTGCTCGGTCTAATAACTTATCGTATTTTTTTACATCCAATAATTTCGATATAAAAAAAATATAGAACCCTATAAAAACAAATTGAATTGGCTCAAACAAATCTTGCGCAAGTTGGGAAGGAAAGTATAAGGAGTTCCAAAAAGGTTTGGCCGTTCGTTGTAGCAAGATAAACCCGTACAAAAGTAGGAATACTAAATACCCAATATAGTAATAATATAATTTGTCACGTAATTGAAATCCAATTACGATAGCAAATATTAGAATGGTTAAAAGAGAAATGTTGTAGAAATACATAAAACCGATAGCCTTTACTTCCTCGGGATGTATTATTTCTTTAATTTGATTTTTCACAATAGAAGGATTATAGGTTGAATCCAACCAAGACCCTGTTTTGAGTATACCTGCGAAATGCAAATTGTTCCCCATAGATAAAGACGAGTTGAGAAGCGATGCGGAAAAATAATTTACTATTTGGTTTTTGTAAAAACCCGGGTACTTTATATTTTCCTTTATTCTAAATCTACCGGGGTCGTAATTAATCTTATAATGTTTACAGGTAAAATTTTCTTTACAAATACCTTCTAAAGTTTCTGGCATTTTCCCAACCCCTGTTAAGTAGTGGATGGGTTTCGAGGTATTGCATGAAATAGGCTCATTTCCCAGGAGGGGGAAATGAATAAATAAGCAAAAGAGGAGAAAACATTTAAAGAAAGCCTTCATCATTAAAGCTAAAATAGAATTTATTTTTGCAGAATTTTAACATTTTTAGAATTTGGCAGGTTTAAGTTAGTATTTGGTCATATTTGACAGTTTTTCTGCCGAATACTAACTGAGCCCTACCAAATTCTAATTGTCTATTGGAATGGAAAACATCTCCCCTTAAATTTGACTCTAATAAAACAAAGGGTTTTGTTTGATAATGTATAGTTTGAGTAGTGTTAATGAGAATAAAGGCTGTTTAACGACAGCCCTTATTTTTAATTCGAATTTGAAAACAATTTTGGAAGGTTGATCCTAAACTTCCACTAATTAGCCAAACAGTAAAAATACCTTTCCGAAATTTATTTTGGGGAAGGTATTTTTCATTTTATTGAATATAACAATGAATGGTTATCTTTGGAATAAAACCATTTTATGACCAACTCTCAAAGATTTAAATTTCCAAAAACTGTTTTGTTTGGGATTACTGCAGCTTATGTTATCTTAATTATCGCCACCTATTTTCTTTATTATAAGGAGCCTATAATTGTTTGCGCCCAACGCATGCTGATTGCCCAGTCGATAGCGTTGGTTTTTCAGGTGGTACTGAATTATTTCAACTATCATTCAAATAATAAAATCGTCATTTTTGCAACCCTATTTGTTAGTTCAATGCTGCTTTTGGGTGCGATTTCAGCTTTTTTCAATTTGGGTCTAATGTGTGAACTCTACGGATTTTAAATGGATATTATAAATGAAATTAGTAACATTCACCATCAGTCTCTTTCTACTGTTTTTCATTCTTGTATCCTGCAAGAATGAAACAAAAAATGGGAAACTAGAGGAGACAAAAACCGAGACCCCAACGAAAATTGTATCTTCCTTACTGAATCCCACTTCTGGTAATAGCTCTTACCCAAGACTTTTCGCCACCGAAAGTCGACTTTTGATGTCGTGGGTGCAAGAGGATTCTATTTCAAGATTATATTATTCAATATTGGAAAATGGAGAATGGACTAAACCTTATGAAGTGAATTCTGGAAATGATTGGTTTATCAGTTGGGCAGACTTTCCTACCATAGCTGAAAATAATGGAAATATTTTGGTGAACTATCTTCAAAATCCTGTAGATGCAAAGGATGATTATAATATAAAAATCAATGTTTATTCGGCTAAAACCCAAACGTGGAAAAAAGATATTCTTTTGCACAATGATGGTACTGCCAGTGAACACGGTTTTATGTCAGTAGTGCCCTTGCATGAATCTTCTTTCTATGTAATCTGGTTGGATGGTAGAAATACTATAGCTAAAGGAGCAGGTCACGGAACTTCCGCCGGACCTGCAATGTCTCTGCGGGGTCGCGTGGTAAATGCCGATGGGACTATGAAACCTTCAGTGGAACTGGATAATCGCGTTTGTGACTGTTGCCAGACTGCCGTAACCCCTATTAATGGGGCTCCACTTCTTGTTTATAGAGATAGATCGGATAATGAAATCAGGGATATTTCCCGTATTAGACTTTCAGATGATTCATTTTCAAAGCCGCTAACTGTTTTTAATGACAATTGGAAAATTTCGGGTTGTCCGGTTAGCGGTCCAGCGATAGCATCTTTTAAAAACAAGGCAGCAGTGGCATGGTTTACCGCGGTAAATAATATTCCTAAAGTCCAACTTGCCTTTTCGAGTGATGGTGGTGAGACTTTTGGAATTCCCATCCAAATAAATAACCATGAAACTAACGGCGGAGTGGATGTGGTAATGGATTCTGAAAATTCCGCAATGGTTAGTTGGATTGAGATAGTTGGTGATGAAGCTATGATCCAGATAATGCGTGTCTCTGCAGATGGGTCAAAAGGTTTTCCAGTTACAATTTCAAAATCGAGCTTGCGTAGTTCTAATGGAAATCCGCAATTAGAAAAGGTAGGAGATTCACTCTATGCTGCGTGGACTCAGACCGAAGGAACAAAAAGTTCAGTAATGACTGCATCTGTTTCTATAAAAGATTTATAGCCGAACCATTGCTTATTCAATTGCGTATCTTTGAAAAAACTACAATTGAAAAAACTACTGATCATAGGTCACACTTTCCCGGAGCCGAGTACCACAGCGGCCGGAGGTAGAATGATGCAGTTGATTAAATTGTTTCAGGAGGAAAGTTTTGAAATAATCTTTGCGAGTACGGCAGTTATTTCTGAAAGAAGCGTCGATCTGCCAAAATTTGGTATTTCAGTCAAAAACATACTTTTAAATGATTCTGAATTCGATTTGTGGGTGAAGGAATTATCCCCAGAAATTGTCATTTTTGACCGATTTATCACCGAGGAACAATTTGGCTGGCGAATTACGGAAAGTTGTCCCAAAGCACTGAAAATTCTTGATACAGAAGATCTCCATTTTCTTCGGAAGTCTAGGGAAGAGGCTGTACGAAAGAATTTACCACTAGAACAAGCTAATCTTTTCTCCGATACTGCCAAGCGGGAATTGGCAAGTATACTGCGATGTGATCTTTCTTTAATAATTTCGGAATATGAGATGGAATTGCTTCAGGATAAATTTGGGATCAACTCCAACATTCTCTTTTATCTTCCTTTTTTAATAAATGGAACAAAGGAAGTAAGGAATCTTCCTTTCTTTGAAGAGCGCAAGCATTTTATCACCATCGGAAATTTGTTTCATCAGCCCAATGTGGACGGCGTTCTTCAGCTAAAGAAATTGTGGCCTAAAATAAGGGAAAAGCTCCCAAATGCCGAATTACATATTTATGGTGCCTATGCGCCCCCAAAAATAAATGAACTTCATAATATAAATGAGGGATTTTTAATAATGGGCTGGGCAGAAGAAGTGGGGAGCGTAATGAAATCAGCTCGCTTGCAGTTGGCTCCATTACGCTTCGGAGCTGGTTTAAAGGGTAAGTTGGTCGACGCCATGCAATTTGGTACACCATCCATAACAACGGTCGTTGGAGCGGAAGGTTTATGCGGAAGTTTACCCTTTTCTGGTTCTATTTCAGAAACCGATGAATCATTTGTAAAAGAAGCAGTACACTTGTATTCAGATAAAAAGGCTTGGGAAACGGCTCAGAAAAATGGCTTTACAATACTAGAAGAGCGATTTCAAAAATCATTCTTTTCACAGGATTTTAATAGGCGCATTGAAGAAATTTCTTCAAATCTTGAAAAGCATAGAGAGAAAAATTTTTTAGGTCAAGTTCTTCAGCATCATACCTTGCAATCCACAAAATATCTTAGCAAATGGATAGAAGCCAAAAACACAATTCCCCAAAATGCTTCTCCGGTTTGTTATGCCAATAGCAGTGAGGTTCGAGACGAGTACAAGTAAGTAGATAGATTCTAGATGAAAGAAGTAAAGGTACTCTTTAAACGTTATTCTTTTTATGGCTATGCTAAATTCTAAGAAATTTAATACAGCTCCACAAATCAATGTATAAGTTTAAGGGAATTATATCCGTAATCCTTGGTGCAGCCAGTTATGGGCTATTGGCTACTGTTGTAAAATATGGGAATCTTCGAGGACTGGATGTAAGTGTGCTTACTTTCTTCCAATACTTTTTGGGGTTTTTGGGATTGGTATTATTTCAGATGGTAAGTAATAGTAGGTCTGGAAAAGCTAAGGCAACACGCAAATCCAAAACCAGACTATTTCTTTTTGGTACCTCATTGGGTATTACTAGCTGCTTTTATTATCTAGCCATACAATATATTCCGGTTTCTATTGCTATTATTTTGCTTATGCAGGCGATTTGGATGGGTGGAGTACTGGAAATGGTTTTGGATAAAACAAAACCTGAAGCGCTTAAAATAATAGGGAGTATTATTGTGTTAATAGGAACTGTTTTAGCCGTAAACATTTTTGAAAATATTCAATCTCTCAGTTTTCTAGGTATCGGTTTCGGACTATTGGCCAGCATTTCTTACACAATCACCTTAACTGCAACCAACAGAGTAGAAAGTGGACTTCCAAATATTATCAGAAGTAAATATCTAGTATTGGGCGGGCTTGCTATTGTTGTGTCGTTTTGGAATATCAAAATCTTTAAAAATTTAGACTTAAACAACCCTCACTTATTATATTTTGGGCTTTTTCTCGGTATTTTCGGTTGTATAATTCCGCCTATTTTATTCAATAAGGGTTTTCCGATAATAGGAATAGGTCTTGGAAGTATTTTATCTGCTATAGAAATTCCGGTCTCTATATTTTCGGCCAAAATCCTTTTGAATGAAGAGATAAAATGGATACAATGGGTGGGCGTGCTCATTATAATTATATCTGTAATTATCATTAATTTACGGTACCTAAAGTTTGGGAAGAAAAGTTTCAATGCCTGATTTGAGTGGCCATTTTCCAAGAGATTGATTCCGAACCTCCATTGCGTATTTTCCGTTTTTCCAAAATTGAACAAAGTAAACTACGATTAATTAGACGCTGTTAGGATTGAACTCATTTTAATTTTTATTTAATTTTGAATTAATACTTCCTCACTATGACAGATAATAACTCCAATTTCCCAAAAGCTAGTTTTGAACTTGAAGAAACAGCTTCGGAACGGAAAGTTCTTTTTGAAAAAATAAATGATTTTTCTGAACAATTTTTAGAATCGCTTCCCAACCGAAAAGCCTTTCAATATAATACACATCCTTTTGCTAATGCGGATTCTTTCTTCGAGATTGATAATAACAAAGCTACCATGGATAATATCTTGGAGTTTTTTGAGGAACGGGTTTTAAATACAGGTCTAAATCCAACTTCTGGAGGACATTTGGGATATATTCCAGGAGGGGGAATTTACAGCTCGGCGCTTGCGGATTATCTGGCTGCTGTTACCAATAGATATGCCGGTGAATTTTATGCCTCTCCAGGTGCCGTAAGAATGGAGGATGCTTTAATCGACTGGGCAGGAAAATTGATGGGTTACGATCAAGGATTCGGAGGAAATCTCACTTCAGGAGGTAGCATTGCCAATCTTATCGCACTTCATACTGCCAAACATCATAAAGGAATTCAGGGTGCGGAGATATTAAGGAGCGTCGTGTACTGTACTGCGCAGTCCCATCATAGTGTTTATAAAGCACTTAAGATTGTAGGACTAGAGGATATAATTGTGCGCAAAATTCAATTGGACACTCATTTTAGGATTTGTGTAGATTCTCTAAAGGGACAGATCCATGCAGATAGGCGGGAGGGACTTCGTCCATTTTTACTTATCGGTAATGCCGGTTCTACAGATGTTGGTGCAGTGGACCCGTTGGTCGATTTGGCAAAAGTGGCCCGTAAGTATAAACTTTGGTTTCACGTGGATGGAGCTTACGGCGGATTTTTTATGCTGATCGAGCGGGGAAAGGAAAAATTAAAAGGTATTGAACAGGCAGATTCCGTAATCCTCGATCCACATAAAGGAATGTTCTTACCTTATGGTTCGGGAATAGTATTGATAAAAGATATTAAACAATTGGCGGCTGCGCACACGTATACTGCCAATTATATGCGCGATGCCCATATTGATGGCCAGTATTCTCCTTCAAACCTATCTCCGGAATTGAGTAAACATTTTAGGGGTTTACGAATGTGGTTGCCTTTGAAATTATATGGTGAGCAGGCATTTTCGGATTATTTGAATGAAAAACTCCAGCTTGCCACATACTTATCACACCAAATTCTTGAACTTGGTTACCAAGTGGTTTGCGATCCCGATTTGAGCATTGTGGCTTTTAGGCTGGAACTCGACGAATATGATAGTGACGAACTGAATAAAAAGGTCTTGGACTACATCCAAAAGGATGGTAGAATCTTTATTTCCTCTACGGTTTTGGATAATAAATTAACCCACGGGCTGCAATACTTTCTTTTAGAACACATAAAGAACATATCGATATGTTTCTAACTTTATTGAAGGAAGCAAAGCAATCGGTGGAGAGGTTACATCTTTAAAATCGTAGGCTCGTAAATCCTTATAAACCCACGTAGACTAAGGGATAAATACTCTTTTTTTTAACATAAATAAATCCGATTATTGAAGGATTATAAAAAGAAAATTATAATCGAAAAAATATTAACTAAGTCTTTCATATATTTACTCACTCAAAGTTTGCAATTTATCGTCAAAATTTTATCCCTGGCATAGGACGGATTTGAAATAATTAATAGAAAACCAATTTTATGAATCCTATCCATTTTTTTTGTTCTAATAGAATAATTAGGGAGAATAAATTTTCATTCACTTATGCCGTTGGCCAGGAATTGGACAATTCCATTGCCTTTGCAAATGATCGGAAATCTTTGAATGCACTAAATAATATTCCCAGCGTTTCGGTTATTATTACCACGGAAGAACTCGCTAATGTAGTGTCTGAGGAAAAGGGCCTTATTTTAAGCGAAAATCCAAAAAAGGATTTCTTTCTACTACACAATTATATGATTAAGGAAAATCATATATCAGCCCTAAATGGAAATGACATTGATGAATCTGCTGTTATTGCACCCACCGCAAGAATTGGCAATAATGTGATAATTGGTAAAAATGTTACTATAGACGATTATACAATTATCGAGTCTAATACTGTAATTGGTGACGATTGTGAAATAGGTCCCTTCGTAGTAATTGGCACGACGAGTCTTCAGCGCACATTAATTGACGGTAGGTTATTCCGTTTGGAATTCGCTGGAGGCGTAAAAATCGGGGACAGATCCAGAGTGTTAACTGGAGCTATAATTCAAAAACCTTATCAAGCATTCTACACAACCGTGGGCGAAGATTCTGTTATTAGTACTCGTGTTATTGTAGGACATGGAAGTAAAGTAGGAAACCGAACTCTAATGTCTGGTGGTGCGGGTATCGCCGGAAATTGTATATTGGGCGATGATGTGTGGATAGGTAGCGGGGCCATTGTGGCAGACAATCTTAAAATCGGGGATAAAGCCAAAGTATTATTGGGCAGCGTTGTAGTTCGGGACGTTGGGCCGAATGAGGTTGTTTCGGGAAACTTTGCATTGGATCACAAAAAAAATATTAGACAACATATAAAAATTAGAGATTGAAAGAATTAGTATTGAAATTTGAATTTAAGGGAGATAGGAATTACGTTCATGGATCAGATGTTTTTGTAAAGATTGTGGATGAAATGTGTGCACGTGGATTTGATAATTGGAATTATATGGAGCTAAATATCAAACAAATTTGCCATAACAACCTTATTTGTTTTCTCTCTGAACGAAAAAATAATCATGAAAATGAAGTGATTAATTTTACGATTAAAAAAGGAAAGGATAGAATTTTTGGAACTATACTCGAAGATCCAGAAGATAAAATTGAATCTCGCTATTCATTTACTGATGAAGATATTTTTGAAAACTGTACCATTAATTATGAGGAGGGTTCAATTACCTATGATAATCCAGAAAATACTTTTTTAACTATTGAAATCATACTTGCAAGTGCCAAATTTTTCTTGGAAAATGCAATGGATAATTCGGTTAAGTGGTATTTCCGAAGAATAAAATTACTGAGACCTATTGAGGAAATTGAGACTCATCCTATTACTCTTAAAAAGGTCTCTGAAAAAAATGGATTTATAGGATTCGATTTGTTTATTGGCGATAAACAATTTGGGGATGGATATGCCGCCGCGGCTATTATACCCGCTCTATAGCAGTAATTACAATTTTTTATACTGGAGGAACCGACATTTCTAATTTGAGCCCAAAATAATATTTTTAGGACTCCTGGGAATTACAATATTTTCCCTTCCTTCCAATTAATAAGACCTCCAAACCCTTAATACTTTTCTGAAAAGAGAAGTTTCCTTCAAAATGATTTATTAAAGAATCCTTTATAAGTAGGGTGTCGTTTATTGAGATACCCATATTATAGATTAGAAATCCATTATGTTCATTTAGTCGTAATATATTTTTGCAAAATTCCTGTCCATAAAATTTGGAAGGAATTTCAGTGTCGATAAATAGGTCGATAATAATCAGTTGAAATCGATTATGAACATTTTTTACAAACTCGAATGCATCCTGGTGGATTATTTGTAATCTATCGGTTTCTATAATTCCAAACTCCGTTTCTGCAATTTGAATTACTTTTGGATCCAGTTCCACGGCAGTTATATTTCCCCTGTAACCAAATTTTTCTTTTAAGGAATGAATTATGCTGCCTCCGCCCATTCCTAAAAGTAAGATATTTTCAACGGAAGTTAAGTCTACTTCTTTTATGCCCAACTCCAATATTTTCTGAAGTTTTCCATAGGAATAATTTGCATTTTCACTATCCAATACTTTTTTTCCGTTGATATAGGTAACTTCCAGCGTTCCATTAATCTCAGAATTATATCTTCGGGTAAAAGGCCAGAGGTAACTTAGAAATTTCTTCAATTGATGTAGACCCATCATCCTTTTCCTTTAGCAGATGTGAACTTTCGGTTAAGTTATACAGTCCCTTCGTTTGATTATATATTGCCTGAGATTCTTATTTCTTAATAAGCTTTTTGAGCAAACCCTCCAAGCCATTCAATTTCAACTCATACATTTCTTCCATCATTCTGCCCAGTTTTCCATCTGGAAACCCTTTCTGCTTAAACCAAACAAAATAATATTCTGGGATATTAGCTAGATAATAGCCTTCATATTTTCCGAAGGGCATTTTGTAATTGGCAAGCTCAATAAGGTGATTTGGGTCGGGGCTACTTCCAAGATTCATATTCCTTGAGTTGTTTTGCGATTCGTTCTTCCCATAATTTTTCCTTGTCCAAATTCAAAGAATGATTAGTTTCTTCATCAAACTTTCTTTGCATTGCTTTTCGTTCGCTTTCTAATTGTAGATAAATGGCTTCGACCTCAGATTTAACACCTGAAGTAAACTTTTTTGCTTGCAATCTTTTTTTCAAAATT includes:
- a CDS encoding DUF3820 family protein yields the protein MNLGSSPDPNHLIELANYKMPFGKYEGYYLANIPEYYFVWFKQKGFPDGKLGRMMEEMYELKLNGLEGLLKKLIKK
- a CDS encoding LbetaH domain-containing protein, whose amino-acid sequence is MNPIHFFCSNRIIRENKFSFTYAVGQELDNSIAFANDRKSLNALNNIPSVSVIITTEELANVVSEEKGLILSENPKKDFFLLHNYMIKENHISALNGNDIDESAVIAPTARIGNNVIIGKNVTIDDYTIIESNTVIGDDCEIGPFVVIGTTSLQRTLIDGRLFRLEFAGGVKIGDRSRVLTGAIIQKPYQAFYTTVGEDSVISTRVIVGHGSKVGNRTLMSGGAGIAGNCILGDDVWIGSGAIVADNLKIGDKAKVLLGSVVVRDVGPNEVVSGNFALDHKKNIRQHIKIRD
- a CDS encoding glycosyltransferase — protein: MKKLLIIGHTFPEPSTTAAGGRMMQLIKLFQEESFEIIFASTAVISERSVDLPKFGISVKNILLNDSEFDLWVKELSPEIVIFDRFITEEQFGWRITESCPKALKILDTEDLHFLRKSREEAVRKNLPLEQANLFSDTAKRELASILRCDLSLIISEYEMELLQDKFGINSNILFYLPFLINGTKEVRNLPFFEERKHFITIGNLFHQPNVDGVLQLKKLWPKIREKLPNAELHIYGAYAPPKINELHNINEGFLIMGWAEEVGSVMKSARLQLAPLRFGAGLKGKLVDAMQFGTPSITTVVGAEGLCGSLPFSGSISETDESFVKEAVHLYSDKKAWETAQKNGFTILEERFQKSFFSQDFNRRIEEISSNLEKHREKNFLGQVLQHHTLQSTKYLSKWIEAKNTIPQNASPVCYANSSEVRDEYK
- a CDS encoding EamA family transporter; its protein translation is MYKFKGIISVILGAASYGLLATVVKYGNLRGLDVSVLTFFQYFLGFLGLVLFQMVSNSRSGKAKATRKSKTRLFLFGTSLGITSCFYYLAIQYIPVSIAIILLMQAIWMGGVLEMVLDKTKPEALKIIGSIIVLIGTVLAVNIFENIQSLSFLGIGFGLLASISYTITLTATNRVESGLPNIIRSKYLVLGGLAIVVSFWNIKIFKNLDLNNPHLLYFGLFLGIFGCIIPPILFNKGFPIIGIGLGSILSAIEIPVSIFSAKILLNEEIKWIQWVGVLIIIISVIIINLRYLKFGKKSFNA
- a CDS encoding pyridoxal phosphate-dependent decarboxylase family protein, whose product is MTDNNSNFPKASFELEETASERKVLFEKINDFSEQFLESLPNRKAFQYNTHPFANADSFFEIDNNKATMDNILEFFEERVLNTGLNPTSGGHLGYIPGGGIYSSALADYLAAVTNRYAGEFYASPGAVRMEDALIDWAGKLMGYDQGFGGNLTSGGSIANLIALHTAKHHKGIQGAEILRSVVYCTAQSHHSVYKALKIVGLEDIIVRKIQLDTHFRICVDSLKGQIHADRREGLRPFLLIGNAGSTDVGAVDPLVDLAKVARKYKLWFHVDGAYGGFFMLIERGKEKLKGIEQADSVILDPHKGMFLPYGSGIVLIKDIKQLAAAHTYTANYMRDAHIDGQYSPSNLSPELSKHFRGLRMWLPLKLYGEQAFSDYLNEKLQLATYLSHQILELGYQVVCDPDLSIVAFRLELDEYDSDELNKKVLDYIQKDGRIFISSTVLDNKLTHGLQYFLLEHIKNISICF
- a CDS encoding spermidine synthase; the protein is MMGLHQLKKFLSYLWPFTRRYNSEINGTLEVTYINGKKVLDSENANYSYGKLQKILELGIKEVDLTSVENILLLGMGGGSIIHSLKEKFGYRGNITAVELDPKVIQIAETEFGIIETDRLQIIHQDAFEFVKNVHNRFQLIIIDLFIDTEIPSKFYGQEFCKNILRLNEHNGFLIYNMGISINDTLLIKDSLINHFEGNFSFQKSIKGLEVLLIGRKGKYCNSQES